A portion of the Malania oleifera isolate guangnan ecotype guangnan chromosome 3, ASM2987363v1, whole genome shotgun sequence genome contains these proteins:
- the LOC131150940 gene encoding protein GAMETE CELL DEFECTIVE 1, mitochondrial-like: MPEAWDGTTRDPDEVHYEISMKEDEMLYQEFVQRMNFNKKKMAAEVKCHKYSRRRPSDGWSFTVEKMGPRGKRGGGGGWKFVSLPDGSSRALNEMEKTYVRRETPRRRRKIFP; this comes from the exons ATGCCAGAGGCTTGGGACGGCACCACCAGAGACCCAGATGAGGTTCATTATGAGATATCTATGAAGGAAGATGAAATGTTATATCAAGAATTTGTGCAAAGGATGAACTTCAACAAGAAAAAG ATGGCAGCAGAGGTAAAGTGCCACAAATATAGCAGGAGGCGGCCTTCGGATGGATGGAGTTTTACAGTTGAGAAAATGGGGCCTCGTGGGAAGCGTGGAGGTGGCGGTGGTTGGAAATTTGTGAGCTTACCCGACGGCTCCAGCAGAGCCTTGAACGAAATGGAAAAAACGTATGTGAGGAGGGAGACTCCTCGCCGCCGACGCAAGATTTTCCCTTGA